In a single window of the Micromonospora inositola genome:
- the htpG gene encoding molecular chaperone HtpG, which translates to MSDQVETLEFQAEARQLLQLMVHSIYSNKDVFLRELISNASDALDKLRLESLVDKDLAADVSDLHIEIAVDKDARTLTVRDNGVGMSRDDVVSLIGTIAKSGTAELLRRLRESKDAGASQELIGQFGVGFYATFMVADRVTLLSRRAGESGGTRWESTGEGTYTVEAVDEAPQGTSVTVHLKPADTEDNLHDYTAEWTVREIVKRYSDFIAWPIRMTVERAGEDGATTREAQTLNSMKALWARSRDEVDEAEYKEFYKHVSHDWADPLETIHMRGEGTFEYEALLFLPSHAPLDLFSPQGRRGVQLYVKRVFIMDDCDALMPNYLRFVKGVVDAHDLSLNISREILQQDRQIRAVRRRLVKKVLATLKEMPAESYRTFWAEFGAVVKEGLLEDPDNAEPLLDLVRVASTHDPAELTTLRDYVARMKDGQSEIYLATGESRSTIENSPHLEAFRAKGYEVLILTDPVDEVWVERVGQYGGRALRSVAKGQVDLETDEEKAKAEAERKDHAELLTWLTGALADSVKEVRLSSRLTTSPACVVGDAHDMTPTLEKMYRAMGQEVPRVKRILELNPSHPLVTGLRKAHEQGGDIEGLTETAELLYGMALLAEGGELADPSRFTRILADRLARTL; encoded by the coding sequence GTGAGCGACCAGGTCGAGACATTGGAGTTCCAGGCCGAGGCACGTCAGCTGCTCCAGCTGATGGTCCACTCGATCTACTCGAACAAGGACGTCTTCCTGCGCGAACTCATCTCGAACGCGTCGGACGCGCTGGACAAGCTCCGGCTGGAGTCGCTGGTCGACAAGGACCTGGCGGCCGACGTCTCCGACCTGCACATCGAGATCGCGGTCGACAAGGACGCCCGGACGCTGACCGTCCGGGACAACGGCGTCGGCATGTCCCGGGACGATGTCGTGTCGCTGATCGGAACCATCGCCAAGTCCGGCACCGCTGAGTTGCTGCGTAGGCTGCGGGAATCCAAGGACGCGGGCGCGTCCCAGGAGCTGATCGGCCAGTTCGGCGTCGGTTTCTACGCGACCTTCATGGTCGCCGACCGGGTGACCCTGCTGAGTCGCCGGGCCGGGGAGAGCGGCGGCACCCGATGGGAGTCCACCGGCGAGGGCACCTACACGGTCGAGGCCGTCGACGAGGCCCCGCAGGGCACCTCGGTCACCGTGCACCTCAAGCCGGCCGACACCGAGGACAACCTGCACGACTACACCGCCGAGTGGACGGTCCGGGAGATCGTCAAGCGGTACTCCGACTTCATCGCCTGGCCGATCCGGATGACCGTCGAGCGTGCGGGCGAGGATGGCGCGACCACCCGCGAGGCGCAGACCCTCAACTCGATGAAGGCCCTGTGGGCCCGGTCCCGCGACGAGGTCGACGAGGCCGAGTACAAGGAGTTCTACAAGCACGTCAGCCACGACTGGGCCGACCCGCTCGAGACCATCCACATGCGCGGCGAGGGCACCTTCGAGTACGAGGCGCTGCTCTTCCTGCCCTCCCACGCGCCGCTGGACCTGTTCTCCCCGCAGGGCCGCCGGGGCGTGCAGCTCTACGTCAAGCGCGTGTTCATCATGGACGACTGCGACGCGCTCATGCCCAACTACCTGCGCTTCGTCAAGGGCGTCGTGGACGCGCACGACCTGTCGCTGAACATCTCCCGGGAGATCCTCCAGCAGGACCGGCAGATCCGCGCTGTACGCCGTCGCCTGGTCAAGAAGGTCCTCGCCACCCTCAAGGAGATGCCGGCGGAGTCGTACCGCACCTTCTGGGCCGAGTTCGGCGCGGTGGTCAAGGAAGGGCTGCTCGAGGACCCCGACAACGCCGAGCCGCTGCTGGACCTGGTGCGGGTCGCCTCCACCCACGACCCGGCCGAGCTGACCACGCTGCGCGACTACGTGGCGCGGATGAAGGACGGCCAGTCCGAGATCTACCTCGCCACCGGCGAGTCGCGGAGCACGATCGAGAACTCGCCGCACCTGGAGGCCTTCCGCGCCAAGGGCTACGAGGTCCTGATCCTCACCGACCCGGTCGACGAGGTCTGGGTCGAGCGGGTCGGCCAGTACGGCGGCAGGGCCCTGCGCTCGGTCGCCAAGGGCCAGGTCGACCTGGAGACCGACGAGGAGAAGGCGAAGGCCGAGGCGGAGCGGAAGGACCACGCCGAGCTGCTGACCTGGCTGACCGGCGCGCTCGCCGACAGCGTCAAGGAGGTCCGGCTCTCCTCCCGGCTGACCACCTCACCGGCGTGTGTGGTCGGCGACGCGCACGACATGACTCCGACGCTGGAGAAGATGTACCGGGCGATGGGGCAGGAGGTGCCGCGGGTCAAGCGGATCCTGGAGCTGAACCCGAGCCACCCGCTGGTCACGGGCCTGCGCAAGGCCCACGAGCAGGGCGGCGACATCGAGGGCCTCACCGAGACCGCCGAGCTGCTGTACGGCATGGCGCTGCTCGCCGAGGGTGGGGAGCTGGCCGACCCGTCCCGGTTCACCCGGATCCTCGCCGACCGGCTCGCTCGCACGCTGTAA
- a CDS encoding SDR family oxidoreductase → MKIAGRSALVTGANRGFGRHLAAELAARGATVYAGARNPDSVDLPGVTPVRLDITDPDSVAAAAALAGDVTLLVNNAGISTGADLLDADLAAIRLEMETHYFGTLSVVRAFAPHIAANGGGTILNILSALSWVSFPGVGAYSAAKAAEWSLSNALRTQLARRGVRVAGLHVGYMDTDMTAQVSGPKSDPAEIARIAVDGIEADRYEIIADETSRRVLAGLSGGVAALYPELP, encoded by the coding sequence ATGAAGATCGCTGGACGCAGTGCCCTCGTCACCGGGGCCAACCGCGGCTTCGGCCGCCACCTCGCCGCCGAGCTGGCGGCCCGCGGCGCCACCGTGTACGCCGGCGCCCGCAATCCCGACAGCGTCGACCTGCCGGGCGTCACCCCGGTCCGGCTGGACATCACCGACCCGGACTCGGTGGCCGCGGCCGCCGCGCTGGCCGGCGACGTGACGCTGCTGGTCAACAACGCCGGCATCAGCACCGGGGCGGACCTGCTCGACGCCGACCTGGCGGCCATCCGGCTGGAGATGGAGACCCACTACTTCGGCACGCTGTCGGTGGTGCGGGCGTTCGCGCCGCACATCGCCGCCAACGGCGGCGGGACGATCCTGAACATCCTCTCCGCGCTGTCCTGGGTGAGCTTCCCGGGGGTGGGGGCGTACAGCGCGGCCAAGGCCGCCGAGTGGTCGCTGTCCAACGCGCTGCGAACGCAGCTCGCCCGCCGGGGTGTCCGGGTCGCCGGCCTGCACGTCGGGTACATGGACACCGACATGACGGCCCAGGTGTCCGGGCCGAAGTCCGACCCGGCCGAGATCGCCCGGATCGCCGTCGACGGGATCGAGGCCGACCGGTACGAGATCATCGCCGACGAGACCTCCCGGCGGGTCCTCGCGGGCCTGTCCGGCGGGGTGGCCGCGCTCTATCCCGAGCTGCCCTGA
- a CDS encoding winged helix-turn-helix transcriptional regulator, whose amino-acid sequence MTDFLEQRDAWQNSNCSIARAIEVVGNRSTLLLLREASFGTRRFDDFARRVGISEPVAAARLKQLVADGLLERRPYRQPGQRTRDEYLLTRKGQELLPVLTALRQWGDAWAADEAGPSVRVEHHDCGAAVHARLRCAAGHDVPPGEIDVLPGPGLLRA is encoded by the coding sequence ATGACGGACTTCCTCGAGCAGCGCGACGCCTGGCAGAACAGCAACTGCTCGATCGCCCGGGCGATCGAGGTGGTCGGAAACCGGTCCACCCTGCTGCTGCTGCGCGAGGCCTCGTTCGGCACCCGCCGCTTCGACGACTTCGCCCGGCGGGTCGGGATCAGCGAGCCGGTCGCCGCCGCGCGACTGAAGCAGCTCGTCGCCGACGGCCTGCTCGAACGGCGCCCCTACCGACAGCCGGGGCAACGCACCCGGGACGAGTACCTGCTGACCCGCAAGGGGCAGGAGCTGCTGCCCGTGCTCACCGCGCTGCGCCAGTGGGGGGACGCCTGGGCCGCCGACGAGGCCGGCCCGTCGGTCCGGGTCGAGCACCACGACTGCGGTGCCGCCGTCCACGCGCGGCTGCGCTGTGCGGCCGGGCACGACGTACCGCCCGGCGAGATCGACGTCCTCCCGGGTCCCGGCCTGCTACGTGCGTGA
- a CDS encoding LLM class flavin-dependent oxidoreductase, translated as MTDYGHQLIFGSFLTPTADRPEQVVALAKLCEQVGLDLATFQDHPYQPGFLDTWTLMSFLAAATSRIRLAGNVLNLPLRQPVVLARSVASLDLLSDGRAELGLGAGAFWEAIEANGGRRLTPGQAVDALDEAIRIIRRVWAVDRRGGIRVEGEHYRVVGAKRGPAPAHEVGIWIGAYKPRMLRLVGRAADGWLPSMAYLPKGPAELADLNALVDEGADAAGRDPRSVRRLLNISGRFTRSRSGFLAGPPEQWVEELAGLALDHGTSGFILGADDPTAIQLFAQEVAPAVRELVAAERAEPGSRAKAVEEQREVVEAGGSTTLAVTPTPDPEVRLTDHELWDESTRPAAPPAPAGHVYTPHAQAVGGHLVDVHDHLRQELAQVRDLLQQVRRGVVSAGAARAVLNQMTMRQNNWTLGAYCAAYCTAVSQHHGLEDNSIFPHLRHSNPGLVPVLDRLEAEHVVIHDVVEGVDRALVDLIRNPGDFTELQKAVDILSDTLLSHLSYEEQTIVEPLARYGFYAGQV; from the coding sequence ATGACGGACTACGGGCACCAACTCATCTTCGGCAGCTTCCTCACCCCCACCGCCGACCGGCCCGAGCAGGTGGTGGCCCTCGCCAAGCTCTGCGAACAGGTCGGCCTCGACCTCGCCACCTTCCAGGACCACCCGTACCAGCCGGGCTTCCTGGACACCTGGACGCTGATGTCGTTCCTGGCGGCGGCGACCAGCCGCATCCGGCTGGCCGGCAACGTGCTGAACCTGCCGCTGCGGCAGCCGGTGGTGCTGGCCCGCAGCGTCGCCAGCCTGGACCTGCTCAGCGACGGCCGCGCCGAGCTGGGTCTCGGCGCGGGCGCCTTCTGGGAGGCGATCGAGGCGAACGGGGGGCGGCGGCTCACCCCCGGCCAGGCCGTGGACGCATTGGACGAGGCGATCCGGATCATCCGGAGGGTGTGGGCGGTCGACCGGCGTGGCGGGATCCGGGTCGAGGGCGAGCACTACCGGGTGGTCGGCGCGAAGCGGGGACCCGCGCCGGCGCACGAGGTGGGGATCTGGATCGGCGCGTACAAGCCGCGGATGCTGCGGCTGGTGGGGCGGGCGGCGGACGGCTGGCTGCCGTCGATGGCGTACCTGCCCAAGGGGCCGGCGGAGCTGGCGGACCTCAACGCGCTGGTCGACGAGGGCGCCGACGCGGCCGGGCGGGATCCCCGCTCGGTGCGGCGGCTGCTCAACATCTCCGGGCGATTCACCCGCTCCCGCTCCGGCTTCCTGGCCGGGCCCCCCGAGCAGTGGGTGGAGGAGCTGGCGGGTCTCGCCCTGGACCACGGCACCTCCGGGTTCATCCTCGGCGCCGACGACCCCACCGCGATCCAGCTCTTCGCGCAGGAGGTCGCGCCCGCCGTGCGGGAGCTGGTCGCCGCCGAGCGCGCCGAGCCCGGCAGCCGGGCGAAGGCCGTTGAGGAGCAGCGCGAGGTGGTCGAGGCCGGCGGCTCCACCACGCTCGCCGTCACCCCCACCCCCGATCCGGAGGTCCGGCTGACCGACCACGAACTCTGGGACGAGTCCACCCGCCCGGCCGCCCCGCCGGCGCCGGCCGGGCACGTCTACACCCCGCACGCGCAGGCCGTCGGCGGGCACCTCGTCGACGTGCACGACCACCTGCGGCAGGAGCTGGCACAGGTACGTGACCTGCTGCAGCAGGTGCGGCGGGGGGTGGTCTCCGCCGGCGCCGCCCGGGCCGTGCTGAACCAGATGACCATGCGGCAGAACAACTGGACGCTGGGGGCGTACTGCGCCGCGTACTGCACGGCGGTCAGCCAGCACCACGGGCTGGAGGACAATTCGATCTTCCCGCACCTGCGGCATTCCAACCCCGGGCTGGTCCCCGTGCTCGACCGCCTGGAGGCGGAGCACGTGGTCATCCACGACGTGGTGGAGGGCGTGGACCGGGCCCTGGTGGACCTGATCCGCAATCCGGGCGACTTCACCGAGCTCCAGAAGGCGGTGGACATCCTCAGCGACACCCTGCTGTCGCACCTGTCGTACGAGGAGCAGACCATCGTCGAGCCGCTGGCCCGGTACGGCTTCTACGCCGGGCAGGTGTGA
- a CDS encoding LysM peptidoglycan-binding domain-containing protein — protein MATEHTARHHRTSPRRLAVGALVVGAATGAAAILGPAAPASAASVNWDAIAQCESGGNWHINTGNGYYGGLQFSKSTWNGYGGQKYASRADLASRGEQIAIAERVLDGQGIGAWPVCGKKGGSTKHYSSKSDSGTKKKSRSDSGSKSKAGSSERSSRGDRPATRSHRRTAPASGGSGAYVVKPGDALSMIADVQDLAGGWHALYERNKRVVGDDPGLIFPGQQLRLR, from the coding sequence ATGGCAACTGAACACACCGCACGCCACCACCGGACCAGCCCGCGTCGGCTCGCCGTCGGGGCACTCGTCGTCGGCGCGGCAACCGGCGCCGCCGCGATCCTCGGGCCGGCCGCGCCGGCCAGCGCGGCCAGCGTGAACTGGGACGCCATCGCCCAGTGTGAGTCCGGCGGCAACTGGCACATCAACACCGGCAACGGCTACTACGGCGGCCTGCAGTTCTCCAAGAGCACCTGGAACGGCTACGGCGGCCAGAAGTACGCCAGCCGGGCCGACCTGGCCAGCCGCGGCGAGCAGATCGCCATCGCCGAGAGGGTCCTCGACGGGCAGGGCATCGGCGCCTGGCCGGTCTGCGGCAAGAAGGGCGGCTCGACGAAGCACTATTCGTCCAAGTCGGACTCAGGGACGAAGAAGAAGTCCCGCTCGGACTCCGGGTCGAAGTCCAAGGCCGGCTCCTCGGAGCGGTCCTCGCGCGGCGACCGGCCGGCCACCCGTAGCCACCGGCGTACCGCGCCGGCCTCGGGCGGCTCGGGCGCCTACGTGGTGAAGCCGGGCGACGCCCTGTCGATGATCGCCGACGTGCAGGACCTGGCCGGCGGCTGGCACGCGCTGTACGAGCGCAACAAGCGCGTGGTCGGCGACGACCCGGGCCTGATCTTCCCGGGCCAGCAGCTGCGGCTGCGCTGA
- a CDS encoding YbaB/EbfC family nucleoid-associated protein, whose amino-acid sequence MTNEPFSAAASLDELLTRTQQALSAMRSRPAEHTDGDAPELLRADGTAADGLVRAVVVQGGRLESVTVDPRLSAAGIETVCGHIVAAVNAALADLEAQVSATARADVDALAARLAAAPRLRLTH is encoded by the coding sequence ATGACCAACGAACCGTTCTCCGCGGCCGCGAGCCTCGATGAGCTGCTGACCCGGACGCAGCAGGCGTTGTCGGCCATGCGCTCCCGGCCGGCCGAGCACACCGACGGCGATGCGCCGGAACTGCTCCGCGCCGATGGCACGGCGGCCGACGGGCTGGTGCGGGCTGTGGTCGTCCAGGGTGGCCGGTTGGAGTCCGTCACCGTCGACCCGCGGCTGTCGGCGGCGGGGATCGAGACGGTCTGCGGGCACATCGTGGCGGCCGTCAACGCCGCCCTCGCCGACCTGGAAGCCCAGGTCAGCGCCACGGCGCGGGCCGACGTGGACGCCCTGGCCGCCCGGCTGGCCGCAGCACCCCGCCTACGGCTGACGCACTGA
- a CDS encoding M4 family metallopeptidase yields the protein MKLSPRLVALSGAAAAGLIAAGTAAAVQAAPHSPAPDAAQARTLAANSASALVASRPQYLHASSDEAFVQRPVISSEGTQYVPYERTYKGLPVTGGDFVLATDSAGNLKYASVAQQQSIGSLATTPKLKATAAEKTARAQLKSVTTVEGTTLVVYTLDSKPALAWETTVRGTTADGPSRLTVDVDALTGKVLRTQEHVVHGSGTGAWNGPSPLTLNTTLSGSTYSMKDPTVTNQSCQDAATNTTFSGSDDVWGNGTATNKETGCVDALFGAQTEHKMLAQWLGRNGADGAGGAWPIRVGLNDQNAYYDGTQVQIGKNTSGQWIGSIDVIAHEIGHGIDDHTPGGISGNGTQEFVADTFGAATEWFANEPSSYDAPDFLVGEKINLVGSGPIRNMYNPSALGDPNCYSSSIPSTEVHAAAGPGNHWFYLLANGSSPTNGQPTSSTCNGSSVTGLGIQKAIKIMYNAMLLKTTSSSYLKYRTWTLQAAKNLYPTGCTEFNTVKAAWDAVSVPAQSGDPTCSGTTTPPPTGSCSGQKLANPGFESGAVSWTATSGVITNSTSQAAHGGSYKAWLDGYGSTHTDTLSQAVSIPAGCRATLSFYLHIDTSESGSTVYDKLTVKAGSTTLATYSNVNAAAGYVLKSFDVSSLAGTTATISFSGVEDSSLQTSFVIDDTALNLS from the coding sequence TTGAAGCTCTCACCTCGCCTCGTCGCGCTGTCCGGCGCGGCCGCGGCCGGTCTGATCGCCGCCGGCACCGCCGCGGCCGTGCAGGCCGCGCCTCACAGCCCCGCCCCCGACGCGGCCCAGGCCCGCACGCTCGCCGCCAACTCGGCCAGCGCGCTGGTCGCCAGCCGCCCGCAGTACCTGCACGCCAGCTCGGACGAGGCGTTCGTCCAGAGGCCCGTCATCTCCTCCGAAGGCACCCAGTACGTGCCCTACGAGCGCACCTACAAGGGCCTGCCGGTGACCGGCGGCGACTTCGTCCTGGCGACCGACTCCGCCGGCAACCTGAAGTACGCCTCCGTCGCCCAGCAGCAGAGCATCGGCAGCCTCGCCACGACGCCGAAGCTCAAGGCCACGGCCGCGGAGAAGACCGCCCGCGCCCAACTGAAGAGCGTGACCACCGTCGAGGGCACCACGCTGGTCGTCTACACCCTCGACAGCAAGCCGGCCCTGGCCTGGGAGACCACCGTCCGGGGCACCACCGCGGACGGCCCGAGCCGGCTCACCGTGGACGTCGACGCCCTGACCGGCAAGGTGCTGCGCACGCAGGAGCACGTCGTGCACGGCAGCGGCACTGGCGCGTGGAACGGGCCGAGCCCGCTGACCCTCAACACCACGCTGTCAGGCAGCACGTACTCGATGAAGGACCCGACCGTCACCAACCAGAGCTGCCAGGACGCCGCGACCAACACGACGTTCTCCGGCTCGGACGACGTCTGGGGCAACGGCACGGCCACCAACAAGGAGACCGGCTGCGTCGACGCGCTGTTCGGCGCCCAGACCGAGCACAAGATGCTCGCCCAGTGGCTCGGCCGCAACGGCGCCGACGGCGCCGGCGGCGCCTGGCCGATCCGGGTGGGCCTGAACGACCAGAACGCCTACTACGACGGCACCCAGGTCCAGATCGGCAAGAACACCTCCGGCCAGTGGATCGGTTCGATCGACGTGATCGCCCACGAGATCGGCCACGGCATCGACGACCACACCCCGGGTGGCATCTCCGGCAACGGGACCCAGGAGTTCGTCGCCGACACCTTCGGCGCGGCGACGGAGTGGTTCGCCAACGAGCCCTCCAGCTACGACGCTCCCGACTTCCTGGTCGGCGAGAAGATCAATCTGGTCGGCAGCGGCCCGATCCGCAACATGTACAACCCGTCGGCGCTGGGTGACCCCAACTGCTACTCCAGCAGCATCCCCAGCACGGAGGTGCACGCGGCGGCCGGTCCCGGCAACCACTGGTTCTACCTGCTGGCCAACGGCAGCAGCCCGACCAACGGTCAGCCGACCAGCTCCACCTGCAACGGCAGCAGCGTCACCGGCCTGGGCATCCAGAAGGCCATCAAGATCATGTACAACGCGATGCTGCTGAAGACGACGTCCTCGTCGTACCTGAAGTACCGCACCTGGACGCTGCAGGCGGCGAAGAACCTCTACCCGACCGGCTGCACCGAGTTCAACACGGTCAAGGCCGCGTGGGACGCGGTCAGCGTGCCGGCCCAGTCCGGCGACCCGACCTGCAGCGGCACCACCACCCCGCCGCCCACCGGCAGCTGCTCCGGCCAGAAGCTGGCCAACCCCGGCTTCGAGTCCGGCGCCGTGAGCTGGACCGCCACCTCCGGCGTCATCACCAACTCCACCAGCCAGGCCGCGCACGGCGGTTCGTACAAGGCGTGGCTTGACGGGTACGGCTCGACCCACACCGACACCCTGTCGCAGGCGGTGAGCATCCCGGCCGGATGTCGGGCCACGCTCTCCTTCTACCTGCACATCGACACGTCCGAGTCGGGCAGCACCGTCTACGACAAGCTGACCGTCAAGGCCGGCAGCACCACCCTGGCGACGTACTCAAACGTGAACGCCGCCGCCGGCTACGTCCTGAAGTCCTTCGACGTCTCGTCGCTGGCCGGCACCACCGCGACCATCTCGTTCAGCGGTGTGGAGGACAGCTCCCTGCAGACGTCCTTCGTCATCGATGACACCGCGCTCAACCTGAGCTGA
- a CDS encoding OmpL47-type beta-barrel domain-containing protein, whose product MNSHPPRGRLAVSRLRRPMATIATMVLLLTAAVAASPANARPTDPERPAATAPSQQLQAQVLTWTAGDNFLSYRSAPTTATAGPATLVFENSAATGNTTGMQHTLTFETGNPAYNSDVDVNILADPSDSNGGRWTVDVVLTPATYRYFCSIPGHGGMTGLLVVSDGGSDTTAPTVTAAVTGEKDANGAYVGSATVTLSATDTGSGVDKVEYSLDGGPYGTYSAPVTVNQTGQHTVSYRATDKAGNTSSAQSVSFTVVQTPPADTTPPTVTAAVTGQKDANGAYVGSATVTLSATDTGSGVDRVEYSLDGGAYTGYSAPVTVNQTGQHTVSYRATDKAGNTSSAQSVSFTVVQTPPADTTPPSVTAAVSGDKDATGGYVGSATVTLSATDTGSGVDRIEYSLDGQPYAGYSAPVTVNQPGQHTVSYRATDKAGNTSSAQSVSFTVVQTPPADTTPPTMTAAVTGQKDANGAYVGSATVTLSATDTGSGVDRVEYSLDGGAYTGYSAPVTVNQTGQHTVSYRATDKAGNTSSAQSVSFTVVQTPPADTTPPTATAVVSGQKDANGAYVGSATVTLSATDTGSGVDRVEYSLDGQPYAGYSAPVTVNQPGQHTVSYRATDKVGNTSSAQSVSFTVVQTPPADTTPPTATAAVSGQLDDNGAYLGSATVILSAADAGSGVDRIEYSLDGQPYSRYSAPVTVNQPGQHTFSYRATDKAGNTSGTASVTFTVVASGPGPDCPVKDTRPTVWLGTVDSGVPNRVVEGDCTINNVISDERSWPNHGQFVSHVTTIAEHLHHLGVISHQEHGRLVSAAGRSGVGKPDEKNGYQPLLDNTTASFGRWQQVGAGGFTRNADGSITSKPVPGLGMLWFPVSAYGDFSLKLRWRDDAPGDARANSGVFVRFPDVRQHPAESRPEWVAIKYGHELQILDRPDGDQYKSGSVYGFDRVDLASAHVTGKGTWNDYEIRVVGQHYSVFRNGELINDYVNSPDAVFSPPRADDPGGAGRQSARGYIGLQNHGTADVISFRDVRIAPLNPCCPDGAAGNSSSCC is encoded by the coding sequence ATGAATTCACATCCACCGCGCGGCCGGCTCGCCGTGAGCCGGCTCAGGAGACCGATGGCGACCATCGCCACGATGGTCCTCCTGCTGACCGCCGCCGTGGCTGCGTCCCCGGCGAACGCGCGTCCGACTGATCCGGAACGGCCGGCGGCGACCGCGCCGTCGCAACAGCTCCAGGCCCAGGTCCTCACCTGGACCGCCGGCGACAACTTTCTGTCGTACCGGTCCGCGCCGACGACCGCCACGGCCGGACCGGCCACCCTCGTGTTCGAGAACAGCGCGGCGACCGGCAACACCACCGGCATGCAGCACACCCTCACCTTCGAGACCGGGAACCCCGCGTACAACAGCGATGTCGACGTGAACATCCTGGCCGACCCATCGGACAGCAACGGGGGCCGGTGGACGGTCGACGTGGTCCTCACGCCCGCCACCTACCGGTACTTCTGCTCGATCCCCGGCCACGGCGGCATGACCGGTCTCCTGGTCGTCAGCGACGGCGGGTCGGACACCACGGCCCCGACGGTGACGGCGGCGGTGACCGGCGAGAAGGACGCCAACGGCGCCTACGTGGGCAGTGCCACGGTCACCCTGTCGGCGACGGACACCGGTTCGGGTGTCGACAAGGTGGAGTACTCCCTGGACGGGGGCCCGTACGGCACCTATTCGGCGCCGGTGACCGTGAACCAAACGGGTCAGCACACGGTCAGCTACCGGGCGACGGACAAGGCGGGTAACACTTCGTCGGCGCAGTCGGTGTCGTTCACGGTGGTGCAGACGCCGCCGGCGGACACCACGCCGCCGACGGTGACGGCGGCGGTGACCGGGCAGAAGGACGCCAACGGCGCGTACGTGGGCAGCGCGACGGTGACCCTGTCGGCGACGGACACCGGCTCGGGTGTGGACCGGGTCGAGTACTCCCTCGACGGGGGCGCCTACACCGGCTACTCCGCGCCGGTGACGGTGAACCAGACCGGTCAGCACACGGTCAGCTACCGGGCCACGGACAAGGCGGGTAACACCTCGTCGGCGCAGTCGGTGTCGTTCACGGTGGTGCAGACGCCGCCGGCGGACACCACGCCGCCGAGCGTGACGGCCGCGGTGTCCGGGGACAAGGATGCGACCGGCGGGTACGTGGGCAGCGCGACGGTGACCCTGTCGGCGACGGACACCGGCTCGGGCGTGGACCGGATCGAGTACTCCCTCGACGGGCAGCCCTACGCCGGCTACTCGGCGCCGGTGACGGTCAACCAGCCGGGTCAGCACACGGTGTCGTACCGGGCCACCGACAAGGCCGGCAACACCTCGTCGGCGCAGTCGGTGTCGTTCACGGTGGTGCAGACGCCGCCGGCGGACACCACGCCGCCGACGATGACGGCGGCGGTGACCGGGCAGAAGGACGCCAACGGCGCGTACGTGGGCAGTGCCACGGTGACCCTGTCGGCGACGGACACCGGCTCGGGTGTGGACCGGGTCGAGTACTCCCTCGACGGGGGCGCCTACACCGGCTACTCCGCGCCGGTGACGGTGAACCAGACCGGTCAGCACACGGTCAGCTACCGGGCCACGGACAAGGCCGGTAACACCTCGTCGGCGCAGTCGGTGTCGTTCACGGTGGTGCAGACGCCGCCGGCCGACACGACGCCGCCCACCGCCACCGCGGTGGTGAGCGGTCAGAAGGACGCCAACGGCGCGTACGTCGGGAGCGCGACGGTGACCCTGTCGGCGACGGACACCGGCTCGGGTGTGGACCGGGTCGAGTACTCCCTGGACGGGCAGCCCTACGCGGGCTACTCGGCGCCGGTGACGGTGAACCAGCCGGGTCAGCACACGGTGTCGTACCGGGCGACCGACAAGGTGGGTAACACCTCGTCGGCGCAGTCGGTGTCGTTCACGGTGGTGCAGACGCCGCCGGCCGACACCACCCCGCCCACCGCGACCGCCGCCGTGTCCGGCCAACTGGACGACAACGGCGCCTACCTGGGCAGCGCCACCGTCATCCTGTCGGCCGCGGACGCGGGCTCGGGCGTCGACCGGATCGAGTACTCCCTCGACGGGCAGCCCTACAGCCGGTATTCGGCACCGGTCACCGTGAACCAGCCCGGCCAGCACACGTTCAGCTACCGGGCCACCGACAAGGCCGGCAACACCTCGGGCACCGCGTCGGTCACGTTCACCGTGGTGGCGAGCGGGCCCGGCCCCGACTGCCCGGTCAAGGACACCCGCCCGACCGTGTGGCTCGGCACCGTGGACAGCGGTGTGCCCAACCGGGTCGTCGAGGGCGACTGCACGATCAACAACGTCATCTCCGACGAGCGGAGCTGGCCCAACCACGGCCAGTTCGTCAGCCACGTGACGACGATCGCCGAGCACCTGCACCACCTGGGCGTCATCAGCCACCAGGAGCACGGGCGACTGGTGAGCGCCGCCGGCCGCTCCGGCGTCGGCAAGCCGGACGAGAAGAACGGCTACCAGCCGCTGCTGGACAACACGACCGCGTCCTTCGGCCGCTGGCAGCAGGTCGGCGCGGGCGGCTTCACCCGCAACGCGGACGGGTCCATCACCAGCAAGCCCGTACCGGGCCTCGGCATGCTCTGGTTCCCGGTGTCCGCGTACGGCGACTTCTCGCTGAAGCTGCGGTGGCGCGACGACGCCCCCGGGGACGCCCGGGCCAACAGCGGGGTGTTCGTCCGCTTCCCGGACGTGCGCCAGCACCCCGCCGAGTCCCGCCCCGAGTGGGTGGCCATCAAGTACGGCCACGAGCTCCAGATCCTCGACCGGCCCGACGGTGACCAGTACAAGAGCGGCTCGGTGTACGGCTTCGACCGGGTCGACCTGGCCAGCGCCCACGTCACCGGAAAGGGCACCTGGAACGACTACGAGATCCGGGTGGTCGGGCAGCACTACTCCGTCTTCCGCAACGGAGAGCTGATCAACGACTACGTGAACAGCCCGGACGCGGTCTTCAGCCCGCCCCGGGCGGACGACCCCGGCGGGGCCGGACGGCAGAGCGCGCGCGGATACATCGGCCTGCAGAACCACGGCACCGCCGACGTCATCAGCTTCCGCGACGTGCGGATCGCACCGCTGAACCCGTGCTGCCCCGACGGAGCGGCCGGCAACTCGAGCTCCTGCTGCTGA